The Pogona vitticeps strain Pit_001003342236 chromosome 6, PviZW2.1, whole genome shotgun sequence genome contains a region encoding:
- the MEIOC gene encoding meiosis-specific coiled-coil domain-containing protein MEIOC isoform X1 yields the protein MGWGAGRRTPTRPFLTYPPSPSLSGLVTAAPKVTFRGTNRLLNSAEPNGRLTDVFNNVMTGCSSFYDCYKLQNEENVDLRKTYNTSLSPASECSNSVDSSLFYVPWSTYADDVKQPPTSQISIKNRIQTERNDYGSETDLYGLVSNILEEQEKSQTYFAEGSCSSNLKSVWPVNTARFIEQPDLMSEAKRPIDGAIPQQAFYGGETMPVPEKQYLPTSAVTLQHKVDDLYSGLTNIDLDEQWFYPCRNDHVSCYNIQTNENAKTPQFQDYSYVKTCFSPQTSFLEAVKESGGDIYATYGKDKVSPKGHDAQIHQKKAEMFLSQFNRYGENTDYCRYLDYCYPNKVKHNKNTNYIAQESKKLPTGTPELPALDTDNYSKLYQNKPPIQKKMEDITSEQQNFIFQKTTGLMPEKPFVSENSFTPDLTSKSDFVLKSHSAVAGSGDFAGATENSEYFKSLNILSTNLVTTSSCTNIRPTWINIQTKNSSSTPIRNQGTLVKLNNNLSTGSKSSTQSYDFPQLSSTNVTLNNNLLLQKYCQDPPTVFSSFDFNDSSAADRVQSTSHTEGLNKIGEEGLFESMIDKKIKPSNGFCDNYPQQYGITENVSKHGFQVKPQNGHYEAEEGQKPDGLSQNTYQDLLESQGHFSSHRQGSGDNNIVSNRVNRTQASCFSNNFMMGDLRHSPSVPQFSSNRLPLKSTHAFGHSVIPLMESYDLFSFDDLSHLYPYFNDMMYGDNCFTGFMPTFGFQRPVKTRSGSASELHIRLEECYEQWRALEKERKKTESALAKNYPGKKVSSTNNTPIPRLTSNPSRVDRLIVDQLREQARVVTLLGKMERLRSSPLHANISTALDKHLEAIHIVQSRRKDEIVNASHRQRQGAPRCQDDRDVFALALAIKEMCIATRKARTILWCALQMTLPKTTTTSGSAEVEKALQELVQSEDKTYDHINSSNPVLQRGEIKKH from the exons ATGGGCTGGGGGGCGGGAAGGAGAACCCCTACGAGGCCCTTCCTTACCtatcccccctccccctcgctgTCAGGCTTGGTAACGGCCGCT CCTAAAGTAACTTTCAGAGGCACCAACCGCCTTCTGAATAGTGCAGAGCCCAATGGAAGATTGACGGACGTGTTCAATAACGTTATGACAGGTTGCAGCTCCTTCTATGATTGCTACAAATTGCag aatGAAGAGAATGTAGACTTACGGAAAACATACAATACTTCACTGTCTCCAGCTTCTGAATGTTCAAATAGTGTTGACTCTTCTCTTTTCTATGTCCCATGGTCTACATATGCAGATGATGTTAAACAACCCCCTACTTCTCAGATTAGCATAAAGAACAG AattcaaacagaaagaaatgacTATGGCAGTGAAACAGACTTATATGGACTTGTGTCTAACATTttggaagaacaagaaaaatcacagacatatttTGCTGAAGG GTCATGCTCCTCCAATTTAAAATCTGTGTGGCCTGTCAATACAGCCAGATTTATAGAACAGCCTGATTTGATGTCAGAAGCTAAGAGGCCAATAGATGGAGCCATCCCTCAGCAAGCTTTTTATGGCGGAGAAACAATGCCAGTGCCTGAAAAGCAATATTTGCCCACAAGTGCTGTAACTTTGCAACATAAAGTGGATGACCTTTACAGTGGGCTCACTAACATAGACCTTGATGAACAATGGTTCTACCCCTGCAGGAATGATCATGTCAGCTGTTACAATATTCAGACTAATGAGAATGCCAAAACACCACAATTTCAAGACTATTCGTATGTGAAAACATGCTTTTCCCCACAAACAAGTTTTCTGGAAGCAGTAAAAGAATCGGGAGGAGATATTTATGCTACTTATGGAAAAGATAAAGTGAGTCCTAAGGGACATGATGCACAAATCCACCAAAAGAAAGCTGAGATGTTTCTTTCACAATTTAATAGATATGGTGAAAATACTGATTATTGTAGATACCTTGATTATTGTTATCCCAATAAAGTGAagcataataaaaatacaaattacaTTGCCCAGGAGAGTAAAAAATTACCAACTGGAACACCTGAATTACCAGCCTTAGATACAGATAATTATAGCAAACTTTATCAAAATAAACCACCTAtccaaaagaaaatggaagatatcACTTCAGAACAGCAGaattttatatttcaaaaaaCTACAGGACTCATGCCAGAAAAACCATTTGTGAGTGAAAATTCATTTACCCCTGACTTGACTTCAAAATCCGATTTTGTCCTCAAATCTCACAGTGCAGTAGCAGGGAGCGGTGATTTTGCAGGTGCGACAGAAAATTCAGAGTATTTCAAATCACTGaatattttatcaacaaacctaGTAACTACTTCATCGTGCACAAATATAAGGCCAACATGGATCAACATACAAACTAAAAACAGTTCATCCACTCCTATTCGCAATCAAGGCACCTTGGTAAAGTTGAATAATAATTTATCTACTGGATCAAAAAGTTCCACTCAGTCTTATGACTTTCCTCAGTTGTCATCCACAAATGTAACTTTGAACAATAATTTGTTACTCCAGAAATACTGCCAAGACCCCCCAACAGTGTTTTCCAGTTTTGATTTCAATGACAGCAGTGCTGCAGACAGAGTTCAGTCTACCAGTCATACAGAAGGACTGAACAAGATAGGGGAGGAAGGCCTCTTTGAATCCATGATTGACAAAAAAATTAAGCCATCAAATGGTTTTTGTGATAACTATCCACAGCAATATGGGATCACTGAAAATGTGAGCAAGCACGGTTTTCAGGTTAAGCCACAGAATGGGCATTATGAAGCAGAGGAAGGGCAAAAACCAGATGGATTGTCACAGAATACCTATCAAGATTTACTAGAGTCTCAAGGTCATTTCAGTAGCCACAGGCAGGGGAGTGGAGACAATAATATTGTCAGTAATCGTGTGAATCGCACTCAGGCTTCTTGTTTTTCAAACAATTTCATGATGGGTGATTTGAGGCATAGTCCAAGTGTCCCCCAGTTTAGTTCAAACAGACTGCCTTTGAAATCTACCCATGCTTTTGGACATTCTGTAATTCCCCTGATGGAATCCTATGATTTGTTCTCCTTTGATGATTTAAGCCACTTGTATCCTTATTTTAATGATATGATGTATGGAGACAATTGTTTCACAGGCTTCATGCCAACATTTGGATTTCAAAGACCAGTGAAAACTCGGAGTGGATCAGCTAGTGAGCTTCATATTAGATTAGAGGAATGTTATGAACAATGGAGAGCTTTGGAAAAAGAACGGAAAAAG ACTGAATCAGCTCTTGCAAAGAATTACCCTGGGAAGAAGGTGTCCAGTACTAACAATACTCCAATTCCAAGGCTGACATCAAATCCATCCCGAGTTGATCGTTTAATTGTGGATCAGTTGCGAGAACAAGCCAGA GTTGTGACTCTGCTGGGGAAGATGGAAAGACTTCGGAGTTCTCCTCTTCATGCTAATATTTCTACAGCCCTTGATAAGCACTTGGAAGCAATTCACATTGTGCAGTCCCGTAGGAAGGATGAAATTGTCAATGCTTCACATCGGCAAAGACAAGGAGCTCCTCGGTGTCAAGATGATAGAG ATGTTTTTGCTCTTGCATTGGCGATTAAAGAAATGTGCATAGCAACACGGAAAGCTCGTACTATACTGTGGTGTGCTCTGCAGATGACGTTGCCAAAAACAACCACAACATCTGGATCAGCTGAGGTGGAGAAAGCTTTACAAGAGCTAGTCCAATCTGAAGATAAGACTTATGATCACATAAACAGCAGTAACCCTGTGCTCCAgagaggagaaataaaaaaacactga
- the MEIOC gene encoding meiosis-specific coiled-coil domain-containing protein MEIOC isoform X2: protein MEPKVTFRGTNRLLNSAEPNGRLTDVFNNVMTGCSSFYDCYKLQNEENVDLRKTYNTSLSPASECSNSVDSSLFYVPWSTYADDVKQPPTSQISIKNRIQTERNDYGSETDLYGLVSNILEEQEKSQTYFAEGSCSSNLKSVWPVNTARFIEQPDLMSEAKRPIDGAIPQQAFYGGETMPVPEKQYLPTSAVTLQHKVDDLYSGLTNIDLDEQWFYPCRNDHVSCYNIQTNENAKTPQFQDYSYVKTCFSPQTSFLEAVKESGGDIYATYGKDKVSPKGHDAQIHQKKAEMFLSQFNRYGENTDYCRYLDYCYPNKVKHNKNTNYIAQESKKLPTGTPELPALDTDNYSKLYQNKPPIQKKMEDITSEQQNFIFQKTTGLMPEKPFVSENSFTPDLTSKSDFVLKSHSAVAGSGDFAGATENSEYFKSLNILSTNLVTTSSCTNIRPTWINIQTKNSSSTPIRNQGTLVKLNNNLSTGSKSSTQSYDFPQLSSTNVTLNNNLLLQKYCQDPPTVFSSFDFNDSSAADRVQSTSHTEGLNKIGEEGLFESMIDKKIKPSNGFCDNYPQQYGITENVSKHGFQVKPQNGHYEAEEGQKPDGLSQNTYQDLLESQGHFSSHRQGSGDNNIVSNRVNRTQASCFSNNFMMGDLRHSPSVPQFSSNRLPLKSTHAFGHSVIPLMESYDLFSFDDLSHLYPYFNDMMYGDNCFTGFMPTFGFQRPVKTRSGSASELHIRLEECYEQWRALEKERKKTESALAKNYPGKKVSSTNNTPIPRLTSNPSRVDRLIVDQLREQARVVTLLGKMERLRSSPLHANISTALDKHLEAIHIVQSRRKDEIVNASHRQRQGAPRCQDDRDVFALALAIKEMCIATRKARTILWCALQMTLPKTTTTSGSAEVEKALQELVQSEDKTYDHINSSNPVLQRGEIKKH, encoded by the exons ATGGAG CCTAAAGTAACTTTCAGAGGCACCAACCGCCTTCTGAATAGTGCAGAGCCCAATGGAAGATTGACGGACGTGTTCAATAACGTTATGACAGGTTGCAGCTCCTTCTATGATTGCTACAAATTGCag aatGAAGAGAATGTAGACTTACGGAAAACATACAATACTTCACTGTCTCCAGCTTCTGAATGTTCAAATAGTGTTGACTCTTCTCTTTTCTATGTCCCATGGTCTACATATGCAGATGATGTTAAACAACCCCCTACTTCTCAGATTAGCATAAAGAACAG AattcaaacagaaagaaatgacTATGGCAGTGAAACAGACTTATATGGACTTGTGTCTAACATTttggaagaacaagaaaaatcacagacatatttTGCTGAAGG GTCATGCTCCTCCAATTTAAAATCTGTGTGGCCTGTCAATACAGCCAGATTTATAGAACAGCCTGATTTGATGTCAGAAGCTAAGAGGCCAATAGATGGAGCCATCCCTCAGCAAGCTTTTTATGGCGGAGAAACAATGCCAGTGCCTGAAAAGCAATATTTGCCCACAAGTGCTGTAACTTTGCAACATAAAGTGGATGACCTTTACAGTGGGCTCACTAACATAGACCTTGATGAACAATGGTTCTACCCCTGCAGGAATGATCATGTCAGCTGTTACAATATTCAGACTAATGAGAATGCCAAAACACCACAATTTCAAGACTATTCGTATGTGAAAACATGCTTTTCCCCACAAACAAGTTTTCTGGAAGCAGTAAAAGAATCGGGAGGAGATATTTATGCTACTTATGGAAAAGATAAAGTGAGTCCTAAGGGACATGATGCACAAATCCACCAAAAGAAAGCTGAGATGTTTCTTTCACAATTTAATAGATATGGTGAAAATACTGATTATTGTAGATACCTTGATTATTGTTATCCCAATAAAGTGAagcataataaaaatacaaattacaTTGCCCAGGAGAGTAAAAAATTACCAACTGGAACACCTGAATTACCAGCCTTAGATACAGATAATTATAGCAAACTTTATCAAAATAAACCACCTAtccaaaagaaaatggaagatatcACTTCAGAACAGCAGaattttatatttcaaaaaaCTACAGGACTCATGCCAGAAAAACCATTTGTGAGTGAAAATTCATTTACCCCTGACTTGACTTCAAAATCCGATTTTGTCCTCAAATCTCACAGTGCAGTAGCAGGGAGCGGTGATTTTGCAGGTGCGACAGAAAATTCAGAGTATTTCAAATCACTGaatattttatcaacaaacctaGTAACTACTTCATCGTGCACAAATATAAGGCCAACATGGATCAACATACAAACTAAAAACAGTTCATCCACTCCTATTCGCAATCAAGGCACCTTGGTAAAGTTGAATAATAATTTATCTACTGGATCAAAAAGTTCCACTCAGTCTTATGACTTTCCTCAGTTGTCATCCACAAATGTAACTTTGAACAATAATTTGTTACTCCAGAAATACTGCCAAGACCCCCCAACAGTGTTTTCCAGTTTTGATTTCAATGACAGCAGTGCTGCAGACAGAGTTCAGTCTACCAGTCATACAGAAGGACTGAACAAGATAGGGGAGGAAGGCCTCTTTGAATCCATGATTGACAAAAAAATTAAGCCATCAAATGGTTTTTGTGATAACTATCCACAGCAATATGGGATCACTGAAAATGTGAGCAAGCACGGTTTTCAGGTTAAGCCACAGAATGGGCATTATGAAGCAGAGGAAGGGCAAAAACCAGATGGATTGTCACAGAATACCTATCAAGATTTACTAGAGTCTCAAGGTCATTTCAGTAGCCACAGGCAGGGGAGTGGAGACAATAATATTGTCAGTAATCGTGTGAATCGCACTCAGGCTTCTTGTTTTTCAAACAATTTCATGATGGGTGATTTGAGGCATAGTCCAAGTGTCCCCCAGTTTAGTTCAAACAGACTGCCTTTGAAATCTACCCATGCTTTTGGACATTCTGTAATTCCCCTGATGGAATCCTATGATTTGTTCTCCTTTGATGATTTAAGCCACTTGTATCCTTATTTTAATGATATGATGTATGGAGACAATTGTTTCACAGGCTTCATGCCAACATTTGGATTTCAAAGACCAGTGAAAACTCGGAGTGGATCAGCTAGTGAGCTTCATATTAGATTAGAGGAATGTTATGAACAATGGAGAGCTTTGGAAAAAGAACGGAAAAAG ACTGAATCAGCTCTTGCAAAGAATTACCCTGGGAAGAAGGTGTCCAGTACTAACAATACTCCAATTCCAAGGCTGACATCAAATCCATCCCGAGTTGATCGTTTAATTGTGGATCAGTTGCGAGAACAAGCCAGA GTTGTGACTCTGCTGGGGAAGATGGAAAGACTTCGGAGTTCTCCTCTTCATGCTAATATTTCTACAGCCCTTGATAAGCACTTGGAAGCAATTCACATTGTGCAGTCCCGTAGGAAGGATGAAATTGTCAATGCTTCACATCGGCAAAGACAAGGAGCTCCTCGGTGTCAAGATGATAGAG ATGTTTTTGCTCTTGCATTGGCGATTAAAGAAATGTGCATAGCAACACGGAAAGCTCGTACTATACTGTGGTGTGCTCTGCAGATGACGTTGCCAAAAACAACCACAACATCTGGATCAGCTGAGGTGGAGAAAGCTTTACAAGAGCTAGTCCAATCTGAAGATAAGACTTATGATCACATAAACAGCAGTAACCCTGTGCTCCAgagaggagaaataaaaaaacactga